Part of the Wolbachia endosymbiont of Diaphorina citri genome is shown below.
ATCACCAACGCACAAACTAACATTATAAATGCCAAAATCTTTTCACCTGGCCCTCGGAAGATAAAGGACATTCTTGGTTTCATGAACTTTTCTATTTTTTTTAATGCAGGTAAAGTTTTTTTGACCACAAGGGCTAGTGTTGAACGTTTAAAGGATTTTCTTTCTAACCAATTTGGCATCCATGGAGAATGAAACCCAAGCAGAAGCTGCAGTGAAAATAAGATTAAAGGTATGGAAAGTATAGTTGTATAGCCAGGTGGAACTGGTATAGGTACAGATAGTGGCAAGGAGAAAATAATTATTAAAATACCAAAACCACGTTCTTGTAGAGATATTTTAATTTCAAACAACGTCACTTTGTCACTATTAGTATTACCAGCATCTGCAACCTCTTGTAGAATATCAGATGCTAATTTTTTATCTTCAGTCAAATTCTCACTTTTTTGCACAGTTACTTTTTAACAAAATCATTCCTAATAAATAGCATAATTACTCGTATATTCCAATCTTGATTTAACACTATTATCAGGATAATCCTCTGATATTCTATATACAACCTTATCAGTTTGAATCTAATTATTTTGGCTGAACAAAGTCTCTTGAGTCATTTATAATTACTATACTCTAGGCTCTAATCGTAAATTTGAGCCTCTATAAAATCATGTCCAGCTAAATTATTTTAAGCTATACCAATATTAGTAATCAAGTTAACACTAATTTAATGATGACATATATAAAATATAATATATTGAATTAATAGTGAAGTTAAAAATGTTACCTAATGAAACAAATTCATATTCTCTTGTAACTCAACAAGAAAATGATCTTGATTTTAAGAAATTTACTGAAGATCTATCGAATATGAAGAGTGTTAATAATCACAAAAAGCTAAAGGAAAGAATCACTGACCTGTTAAAAGGAGATACAGAATTCTCTCGCATGAAACAAGGAGATCAGGCTCTTGTAGTAGGTACAGCAAGTGGGTTATTTACAGCATTATTAACACTTTTAGCAGTTGGTGTAACACTTGCTATACCAGGTGCTATAGTTGGTCTTACTTTATATTTCGCTGTAAAAGTAGCTGTAAAATCAGTTCAATCTGGATATAAAGGACTCAAATGGTCAGCTGAAAAAATTGTTGAAGGAACACAATATACTGCAGGCAAAATAAAAAAAGGCTTTATAAACGCTAAAGATTCGT
Proteins encoded:
- a CDS encoding exopolysaccharide biosynthesis protein, whose product is MQKSENLTEDKKLASDILQEVADAGNTNSDKVTLFEIKISLQERGFGILIIIFSLPLSVPIPVPPGYTTILSIPLILFSLQLLLGFHSPWMPNWLERKSFKRSTLALVVKKTLPALKKIEKFMKPRMSFIFRGPGEKILAFIMLVCALVIANPFPLTHFIPAIGTTLISLGIMSKDGLVSIFGVLVSLCGILFALIVIVKGPQLIMSAFSFLKVLCMVNL